In Anaerolineae bacterium, one DNA window encodes the following:
- a CDS encoding MoaD/ThiS family protein, with translation MRVEVWLYGPLAKYGGGDHYAKLELDLPPETTVEDLLNRLGIPAEERGITFINGQLSAMPGFYPDLKVKLGEGDRIGIFHRRSMWPFQYRFGAKMHPEMEESIRKGEKGFLRHSYG, from the coding sequence ATGCGTGTGGAAGTCTGGCTTTATGGCCCTCTGGCAAAGTATGGGGGAGGAGACCATTACGCCAAACTGGAACTGGACCTTCCCCCTGAGACCACTGTAGAGGACCTGCTGAACAGGCTTGGCATCCCTGCGGAGGAACGGGGAATAACGTTTATTAACGGGCAACTTTCGGCCATGCCTGGTTTCTACCCCGACTTGAAGGTGAAACTCGGAGAGGGGGATAGAATAGGGATATTTCACCGTAGAAGCATGTGGCCTTTCCAGTATCGCTTCGGGGCTAAGATGCATCCCGAAATGGAAGAGAGCATAAGGAAAGGGGAAAAGGGATTCCTGCGCCACTCTTACGGCTGA
- the moaA gene encoding GTP 3',8-cyclase MoaA → MGCIDAYNRSISYLRISVTDRCNLRCVYCMPEHGVPLKSHHELLTLEEIVRVVKVAASLGITKIRLTGGEPLIRRGIVELVRMISSVPGIEDLAMTTNGILLPFFAHKLKEAGLKRVNISLDTLKPERFRQITRVGNLEDVIKGIEEAKRAGLTPIKINMVVLEGFNRDEVVDFARLTLQDEWHVRFIEVMPVGSEAENNLGKYVSMQEVREDIERTFGPLNPADLKGNGPARYFRLEGAKGTIGFITPVSEHFCYECNRLRLTSDGKLRPCLLSEFEVDIKAALRAGATDEELREVIKEAVRLKPERHNLEASSFPRGRAMAEIGG, encoded by the coding sequence ATGGGTTGCATTGACGCCTATAATCGTTCTATAAGCTATCTACGAATATCCGTTACAGATCGCTGTAACCTCCGGTGTGTTTACTGCATGCCAGAGCATGGTGTTCCCTTGAAATCCCATCATGAGCTTTTAACCCTTGAAGAAATTGTCAGGGTTGTAAAGGTTGCGGCTTCTCTGGGGATAACCAAAATCCGCCTGACCGGAGGAGAACCTCTTATCCGGCGAGGTATAGTGGAATTGGTGAGGATGATCTCCTCAGTTCCGGGGATCGAGGATCTGGCCATGACCACCAACGGCATCCTTCTTCCCTTTTTCGCGCACAAGCTTAAAGAAGCCGGGCTTAAGAGGGTAAACATAAGCCTTGATACCCTCAAGCCTGAGCGCTTTCGCCAAATAACAAGGGTCGGAAACCTGGAAGATGTGATCAAGGGCATAGAAGAGGCCAAAAGGGCGGGCTTAACCCCTATTAAGATAAACATGGTAGTTCTAGAAGGCTTCAATCGGGATGAAGTTGTTGATTTTGCCCGCCTTACCCTTCAGGATGAGTGGCATGTGCGCTTCATAGAAGTTATGCCAGTGGGATCTGAAGCGGAAAACAACCTGGGCAAATACGTTTCCATGCAGGAAGTGCGGGAAGACATTGAGAGAACTTTTGGGCCTCTTAATCCCGCAGACCTGAAAGGCAATGGGCCTGCTCGCTATTTCCGCCTGGAGGGAGCTAAGGGGACCATAGGCTTTATAACTCCTGTAAGCGAGCATTTTTGTTACGAGTGCAACCGATTACGCCTTACCTCTGATGGCAAATTAAGGCCTTGCCTTCTTTCAGAATTTGAGGTAGACATTAAAGCAGCCCTTCGGGCCGGAGCTACCGATGAGGAGCTAAGGGAAGTAATTAAAGAAGCTGTTCGCCTTAAACCTGAGCGGCACAATTTGGAGGCCTCATCTTTTCCCAGAGGCAGAGCAATGGCAGAAATTGGAGGGTAA